The proteins below are encoded in one region of Limnohabitans sp. 63ED37-2:
- the tuf gene encoding elongation factor Tu, translated as MAKEKFERTKPHVNVGTIGHVDHGKTTLTAAITTVLAAKFGGAAKAYDQIDAAPEEKARGITINTAHVEYETENRHYAHVDCPGHADYVKNMITGAAQMDGAILVCSAADGPMPQTREHILLARQVGVPYIIVFLNKCDMVDDAELLELVEMEVRELLSKYDFPGDDTPIVQGSAKLALEGDKGPLGEQAIMKLAEALDTYIPTPDRAVDGAFLMPVEDVFSISGRGTVVTGRIERGIVKVGEEIEIVGIKDTVKTTCTGVEMFRKLLDQGQAGDNVGILLRGTKREDVERGQVLCKPGSIKPHTHFTGEIYVLSKDEGGRHTPFFNNYRPQFYFRTTDVTGAIELPEGKEMVMPGDNVSITVKLINPIAMEEGLRFAIREGGRTVGAGVVAKIIA; from the coding sequence ATGGCAAAAGAGAAATTCGAACGGACCAAACCCCACGTGAACGTGGGCACCATCGGTCACGTTGACCACGGCAAAACCACCCTGACTGCTGCCATCACCACCGTGTTGGCTGCCAAGTTCGGCGGTGCTGCCAAAGCGTACGACCAGATCGACGCGGCGCCCGAAGAGAAGGCCCGTGGTATCACGATCAACACCGCGCACGTTGAGTACGAAACAGAAAATCGTCACTACGCACACGTGGACTGCCCTGGCCACGCTGACTATGTGAAGAACATGATCACCGGTGCTGCCCAGATGGACGGTGCGATTTTGGTTTGCTCCGCTGCTGACGGCCCTATGCCTCAGACCCGTGAACACATCCTGTTGGCCCGCCAGGTGGGCGTGCCTTACATCATCGTGTTCCTGAACAAGTGCGACATGGTTGACGACGCTGAGTTGTTGGAACTGGTCGAGATGGAAGTGCGCGAGTTGTTGTCCAAGTACGACTTCCCAGGCGACGATACACCGATCGTGCAAGGTTCCGCCAAGCTGGCACTGGAAGGCGACAAGGGTCCTCTGGGCGAGCAAGCCATCATGAAGCTGGCCGAAGCTTTGGACACTTACATCCCTACGCCTGACCGCGCAGTGGACGGCGCATTCCTGATGCCCGTGGAAGACGTGTTCTCCATCTCTGGCCGTGGCACCGTGGTGACCGGCCGTATCGAGCGCGGTATCGTCAAAGTCGGCGAAGAAATCGAAATCGTGGGTATCAAAGACACGGTCAAGACCACTTGCACAGGCGTTGAGATGTTCCGCAAGCTGCTGGACCAAGGTCAAGCTGGCGACAACGTCGGTATCTTGCTGCGCGGCACCAAGCGCGAAGACGTCGAGCGCGGCCAAGTGCTGTGCAAGCCCGGCTCGATCAAGCCACACACCCACTTCACGGGCGAGATCTATGTCTTGTCCAAAGACGAAGGTGGCCGTCACACGCCTTTCTTCAACAACTACCGTCCCCAGTTCTACTTCCGTACGACTGACGTGACCGGCGCGATCGAGTTGCCAGAAGGCAAAGAGATGGTGATGCCTGGTGACAACGTGTCGATCACTGTGAAGTTGATCAACCCCATTGCGATGGAAGAAGGCTTGCGCTTCGCCATCCGCGAAGGCGGCCGCACGGTTGGCGCTGGCGTGGTTGCCAAGATCATCGCTTAA
- the secE gene encoding preprotein translocase subunit SecE, translated as MATSEVQTVSTAGDKMRLALVAALVIAGLVAYYMLSAQGVWAQWGGLLVGLVAAVVVFFTAETGRQLVAFGRDAVRETKKVVWPERKEALQITLYVFAFVVVMALFLWLTDKTLEWVFYDLILGWKK; from the coding sequence ATGGCAACATCCGAAGTTCAAACAGTCAGTACCGCTGGCGACAAAATGCGCCTTGCCCTGGTGGCTGCGCTGGTCATTGCTGGCTTGGTGGCTTATTACATGTTGTCTGCGCAAGGCGTCTGGGCGCAGTGGGGCGGCTTGTTGGTTGGCCTTGTGGCTGCGGTTGTGGTGTTTTTCACGGCCGAGACAGGCCGACAACTGGTGGCTTTTGGGCGCGATGCTGTGCGCGAAACCAAAAAAGTGGTGTGGCCAGAGCGCAAAGAAGCTTTGCAAATCACTTTGTACGTGTTCGCTTTTGTGGTGGTGATGGCCCTGTTTTTGTGGCTCACCGACAAAACTCTGGAATGGGTTTTTTACGATCTGATTCTCGGGTGGAAAAAATAA
- the nusG gene encoding transcription termination/antitermination protein NusG, which translates to MNDVVVNAPMAGSSTNPDLKWYVVHAYSGMEKAVERNIIERITRSGMESKFGRILVPTEEVVEIKNGQKRTTERKFFPGYVLVEMVMDDETWHLVKHTNKVTGFVGGAKNRPAPISEADVAKIVNQMQEGTDKPRHKVEFEVGEYIRVKEGPFTDFNGTVEEVNYERNKMRVSVTIFGRATPVELEFSQVEKT; encoded by the coding sequence ATGAACGATGTTGTAGTCAACGCGCCGATGGCGGGCTCTTCGACCAACCCGGACCTGAAATGGTACGTGGTGCATGCCTATTCCGGCATGGAAAAAGCGGTCGAGCGCAACATCATTGAGCGCATCACGCGCTCGGGCATGGAATCAAAGTTTGGTCGGATCTTGGTCCCCACTGAAGAAGTGGTGGAAATCAAGAACGGCCAAAAGCGTACCACCGAACGAAAGTTCTTCCCCGGCTATGTGTTGGTGGAAATGGTGATGGATGACGAAACTTGGCACTTGGTCAAGCACACCAACAAGGTGACCGGTTTTGTGGGTGGTGCGAAAAACCGCCCAGCCCCCATCTCCGAAGCGGATGTGGCCAAAATCGTCAATCAGATGCAAGAAGGCACCGACAAACCCCGTCACAAGGTGGAGTTTGAAGTCGGTGAATACATCCGCGTCAAGGAAGGCCCGTTCACGGACTTCAATGGCACGGTGGAAGAAGTCAACTATGAGCGCAACAAGATGCGTGTGTCGGTGACCATTTTCGGTCGCGCTACACCGGTTGAGTTGGAGTTCAGTCAAGTCGAAAAGACCTGA
- the rplK gene encoding 50S ribosomal protein L11 yields the protein MAKKIVGFIKLQVPAGKANPSPPIGPALGQRGLNIMEFCKAFNAQTQGVEPGLPLPVVITAFADKSFTFIIKTPPAATLIKKSIKIDKASTKPGLEKVGKITRAQLEEIAKTKMKDLTAADLDAAVRTIAGTARSMGVNVEGV from the coding sequence ATGGCGAAAAAAATCGTCGGCTTCATCAAGCTGCAAGTGCCAGCTGGTAAAGCCAACCCATCACCACCGATCGGTCCTGCTCTGGGCCAGCGTGGTCTGAACATCATGGAATTCTGCAAGGCGTTCAACGCCCAGACCCAAGGCGTTGAGCCGGGCCTGCCATTGCCTGTGGTCATCACAGCGTTTGCAGACAAATCCTTCACCTTCATCATCAAGACGCCACCTGCAGCGACCTTGATCAAGAAGTCCATCAAGATTGACAAGGCTTCGACCAAGCCAGGTCTGGAAAAAGTCGGCAAGATCACCCGCGCTCAGCTGGAAGAAATCGCCAAGACAAAAATGAAAGATCTGACTGCTGCCGACCTGGACGCAGCCGTTCGCACCATCGCCGGTACTGCCCGTTCCATGGGCGTGAATGTGGAGGGCGTGTAA
- the rplA gene encoding 50S ribosomal protein L1, which translates to MSKLTKKQKALAGKVDSLKLYALSDALTIVKECATAKFDESIDVAVQLGIDAKKSDQVVRGAVVLPNGTGKTARVAVFAQGAKAEEARAAGADVVGMDDLAARVKAGDMPFDVVIAAPDAMRVVGTLGQILGPRGLMPNPKVGTVTPDVATAVKNAKAGQVQFRVDKAGIVHGTIGRRSFDTDKLQGNLAALVEALVKAKPATSKGVYLRKVAVSSTMGVGVRVDTQSISA; encoded by the coding sequence ATGTCCAAGCTCACCAAAAAACAAAAAGCCCTGGCTGGCAAAGTCGACAGCCTGAAGCTGTACGCACTGTCTGACGCTTTGACCATCGTCAAAGAGTGCGCGACCGCCAAGTTTGACGAGTCCATCGACGTGGCCGTCCAACTCGGCATCGATGCCAAGAAGTCCGATCAAGTGGTTCGTGGCGCTGTTGTGTTGCCCAATGGCACCGGCAAGACCGCTCGTGTGGCCGTGTTCGCACAAGGCGCCAAGGCTGAAGAAGCCCGCGCTGCTGGTGCAGACGTGGTGGGCATGGACGACCTCGCAGCCCGCGTGAAAGCTGGCGACATGCCTTTCGATGTGGTCATCGCTGCCCCTGACGCCATGCGCGTGGTCGGTACTCTGGGTCAAATCTTGGGCCCACGTGGCCTGATGCCTAACCCCAAAGTCGGCACTGTGACCCCTGACGTGGCCACCGCCGTGAAAAACGCCAAGGCCGGTCAAGTGCAGTTCCGTGTGGACAAAGCCGGTATCGTGCATGGCACCATCGGTCGTCGCTCGTTCGACACCGACAAGTTGCAAGGCAACTTGGCTGCGCTGGTGGAAGCCTTGGTGAAAGCCAAGCCTGCGACCAGCAAAGGCGTGTACCTGCGCAAAGTGGCTGTTTCGTCGACCATGGGTGTGGGCGTTCGCGTCGACACACAATCCATCTCGGCGTGA
- the rplJ gene encoding 50S ribosomal protein L10 produces the protein MSLNRSEKEAVISEVTDLAAKAQTLVMAEYRGITVADMTNLRVKARSLGVSLSVLKNTLARRAVTGTQFEVVADQMTGPLIYGFSEDAVAAAKVVADFAKTNDKLVIRAGAFAGKALDVNGVKQLASIPSKEVLLAQLCGLLMSPMSRTAVVLGALAAKKGEGEAVAA, from the coding sequence TTGAGTCTGAATCGCAGTGAGAAAGAAGCGGTCATTTCCGAAGTGACCGACCTCGCCGCTAAAGCTCAAACGCTGGTGATGGCGGAATACCGTGGCATCACGGTCGCTGACATGACAAACCTGCGCGTCAAAGCTCGCAGCCTGGGCGTTTCGCTGAGCGTGTTGAAAAACACCCTGGCCCGCCGTGCTGTGACCGGTACGCAGTTTGAAGTTGTCGCCGACCAGATGACCGGCCCGCTGATCTATGGCTTCTCTGAAGATGCAGTGGCCGCCGCGAAAGTGGTGGCAGACTTCGCGAAAACCAACGACAAGTTGGTCATTCGCGCAGGTGCATTTGCAGGCAAAGCTTTGGACGTCAACGGCGTGAAGCAATTGGCAAGCATCCCTTCGAAAGAAGTTTTGTTGGCTCAGTTGTGTGGCTTGCTGATGTCGCCAATGTCCCGCACCGCTGTGGTGTTGGGTGCTCTGGCGGCCAAAAAAGGCGAAGGCGAAGCTGTTGCCGCTTAA
- the rplL gene encoding 50S ribosomal protein L7/L12: protein MAFDKDAFLTALDSMTVMELNDLVKAIEEKFGVSAAAMAAPAAAGGGAAAAAEEKTDFNVMLLEAGANKVSVIKAVREITGLGLKEAKDLVDGAPKAVKEGLPKADAEAAKKKLEEAGAKAELK from the coding sequence ATGGCATTCGATAAAGACGCATTTTTGACCGCGCTGGACAGCATGACGGTCATGGAACTCAACGACCTGGTGAAAGCCATCGAAGAGAAGTTTGGTGTGAGCGCTGCCGCTATGGCCGCTCCTGCTGCAGCTGGTGGCGGTGCCGCTGCTGCTGCTGAAGAGAAGACCGACTTCAACGTCATGTTGCTCGAAGCTGGCGCCAACAAAGTGTCCGTGATTAAAGCTGTGCGCGAAATCACCGGTCTGGGCTTGAAAGAAGCCAAAGACTTGGTGGACGGTGCTCCTAAGGCGGTCAAAGAAGGCCTGCCTAAGGCTGACGCTGAAGCCGCTAAGAAGAAGCTGGAAGAAGCTGGCGCCAAGGCCGAACTCAAGTAA